AAAGTGGGCTGTTCTTAAAGATAGACCTTTGCCTTGGTATATCCGTTTAGATCCGCTGCGGTTGTTTTTGATGGAGGGGTGAAGGGTGCGATTCAGCTTCGGGAACTAGCAGTGTCTCCAATCTTGCTCCTAAAGTTCAAACTACCTCTTGTGGTGCTGGTGTAAAAGCTTCTCGTTGCGAAAAAATGGCTTTGCAGTTGGTAATCTGTCAGCTTGGGAGCTTGTATCGATGAGTATCAGAACAATTTGGATGTTGCTGAAAACAACATTTTCTCAGTGGAGACAGGATCGAGCTTCGCTGATGGCTGCTGCACTTGCATATTATACCGTGTTTTCTCTGGCACCGCTGTTGGTTATTGCGATCGCTCTAGCAGGTGCAATCTTCGGCGAAAAGGCGGCAAAAGGAGAACTGGTAACCCAAATTCAAAGTTTAATTGGCAAAGATGCTGCCTCACTCATCCAGACAGCCATTGAAAACGCCAGTTACCTAGATCCCAGTCAAGGCATTATCCCCACCCTTCTTAATATCGGCTTTCTCGTTTTGGGCGCAAGTGTCGTTTTTAATCAACTTCAAAAGTCGCTAAATATAATCTGGCAAGTCGAACCCAAACCAGGGAACGGTATCAAGCACTTTCTTCGCAAACGCCTCTTATCTTTTTCAATGGTATTGGCGATCGCATTTTTACTGCTCGTATCCCTGGTAATCAGCACAATGCTTGTGATTTTAGGTACTTATTTAAAAACGTTTGTACCCGGTTATACCTACCTCTGGCAAGTATTTAACTTTCTCATCTCTTATGGACTTGTCACGCTGCTGTTTGCAATGATTTATAAAATCCTGCCGGATGCCAAAATTG
This genomic window from Argonema galeatum A003/A1 contains:
- a CDS encoding YihY/virulence factor BrkB family protein, with the protein product MSIRTIWMLLKTTFSQWRQDRASLMAAALAYYTVFSLAPLLVIAIALAGAIFGEKAAKGELVTQIQSLIGKDAASLIQTAIENASYLDPSQGIIPTLLNIGFLVLGASVVFNQLQKSLNIIWQVEPKPGNGIKHFLRKRLLSFSMVLAIAFLLLVSLVISTMLVILGTYLKTFVPGYTYLWQVFNFLISYGLVTLLFAMIYKILPDAKIAWGDVWIGAGIAAVLFEIGKFLLGFYLGKTGLTSAYGAAGSLVSILTWVFYSAQILFLGAEFSQVYQKSNAKELITADRAQSPA